From the genome of Azospirillum brasilense, one region includes:
- a CDS encoding AAA family ATPase: MARDEFQALLTYIRTDQLHPHRVRSGPLESPPPVVTIAREHGTGGEEIAAKLAESLGVPCFDKEILDAVVATATSDPALMRQLDEKLPGRAGMFLYASLMGLHDPLTEYQRLLTRVVNGIAFRGGVIVGRGAHLLLRGAPRFRVRIVGSDEVCAARLAGGDPAKVADALHEVQRVNAARAKYFKEFFKISNGDPLQYDLIVNTDRFTDLDAVVDVILHAYRVHGGHGEAQPPSAIHQDSTSGP, from the coding sequence ATGGCCCGCGACGAATTCCAGGCGCTTCTGACCTACATCCGAACCGACCAGCTTCACCCGCACCGGGTCCGCTCCGGTCCGTTGGAGTCCCCGCCCCCCGTCGTCACCATCGCCCGCGAGCACGGGACCGGCGGCGAGGAGATCGCGGCGAAGCTCGCCGAGTCGCTGGGGGTGCCCTGCTTCGACAAGGAAATTCTCGACGCCGTGGTGGCGACGGCCACCTCCGATCCCGCGCTGATGCGCCAGCTCGACGAGAAGCTGCCGGGGCGGGCGGGAATGTTCCTCTACGCCAGCCTGATGGGGCTGCACGACCCGCTGACCGAGTACCAGCGGCTGCTGACCCGCGTGGTCAACGGCATCGCCTTCCGCGGCGGGGTGATCGTCGGGCGCGGGGCGCATCTGCTGCTGCGCGGGGCGCCGCGCTTCCGCGTCCGCATCGTCGGATCGGACGAGGTCTGCGCCGCGCGGCTGGCCGGCGGCGATCCCGCCAAGGTCGCCGACGCGCTGCACGAGGTGCAGCGGGTCAACGCCGCCCGCGCCAAGTATTTCAAGGAGTTCTTCAAGATCTCCAACGGCGATCCGCTGCAGTACGACCTGATCGTCAACACCGACCGCTTCACCGATCTGGACGCCGTGGTCGATGTGATCCTGCACGCCTACCGGGTCCATGGCGGGCATGGGGAGGCTCAGCCGCCCTCCGCGATCCACCAGGATTCGACCAGCGGGCCGTAG